The genomic region TTCAACATCAAGACATTGAAGAACTGATCATCGCTGATGTCCTAATTGATCGACGCACGCAGATGTAATGTGcggatttaataaataatgaatgagGTGCAACGTACCCTGGATCTagcgtttttattaattattcattaaaatctaactttgaaaattaaaggaaaGAACTTAAATGagcttattatttatatagtataatgattaaataaaattttacaaatcttGCAAtcatagaattaatttaacatacgataaataaatttgaataataaaatttattagtccAAGAAGGCTAATGATTTGCAAacaaaatcgatttttaaagatttaaaatattttttgatttctttttgcattttgtatttttttgcgaaatattttattaaatcatttaacgACTTTCAAATAtctagataaatatattaacgatGTTATAATCATACTACATTTAAAGTGTGAAATCTTCGTTTCAAATTATCTTTGTACACAAAGCTTATCAAATAACAGTTCAGTTTATGCAACTTTCTAGAAAAATCGCGCAAATATTTACTCAATTATCTCAAAAACAAGATAACCAAAGCATCAAAgagttgattttataatatcttgaaGAAACCGTTGtagcaatatttttgtaaaagcaTCAAAACTCATATCAGAACGGGAGCCATTATAGAGGCAAGAAAGGTTTGAGGATAATTTGgggattttaatttatcatccCTCGTTGAGCTAACCCGTGGTGGCTTGTCGATGTAAATTCCAGCACGATCGATAGACACACCTCGGCCGCTTCGACCGAAGGTGGAGAGGTTTATAACTAACCGGGGTGAAGGAACTCTTGAATCTCGCGCGAAACTATAGATAAGTCGAAGAACTTCTCTGGCGTGCTCGTATCTTGGTTGGCGAAGCGAAAACTTTCCGCGAAAGCACGTACGGCTTTTCGCGAGCATCGCTCGTATATCTTACGATAATAAAATCGCGTCATGTCAGTTTTCTAACTGTGAACGATTGTCAAACAGGTTCCGGAATGAATAATTCTCGTATTTCTCGAATTTCTGAAAGATGGGTACAAAAcattgtacttttttttaatatatctacatTTTCCAGAATCTTATCTTTTGCAAGTCAATTTGAAATACACCTTTGAGTCAacgcaatttataaaaaaggttCAGCAACCGTGAAATTTGCACTATTTATACGATGGAGCGAGAATATGATACAAATCTAAACTgcgaaaaagaaagttttaaagcagaacaaaaagaaaaatggagAAATTCTTTCTTTGTCATTCAAACAAATAACTCATACTGTTTTACTCGTTGCAGCGCTATATATGTTGAGAAattgttgtaatatttaaataacgaCTACACAAGTAACACAAAAATAGGAAGCACTTATCAAGCGTTCTCATGCGCAGGAAGAAAATagtctatataattttcaatgtttctttatatttttaattgttacgGAAACACTTGGAATTTTCCTTTATATCCTTATTTTgctttcttaaaaaaagaattaattaactgCAACAACGCATAAACGTCTACCGCGCGAAATTAATTACACGGTTACGCGTAATGAATTAACCAACAGGCTAATtgccaaaattaattatctcgtCAAGAATCTTGGAATATCGCCTAAATCACGCGAACATAATTAAGTTTAGCAGTGAATCTAGTCTTGAGAGGTACACATACGAAAAGGTACTACGAAACTCGGATCAAACTTGAAAGCATAGAATGATGAATAAATAACTGCGCAGTAATGCAATGGCTCTGCGATTTGCTTtgagatatctcataaaattacTGCAAAATTACACGATATAACGAATGACGCGATTTACCGTGTACGTTCATTAGTGACTCGATATGCAATCACCGTAATGGGATATACAGATTTGgccaaaatataaaacattcttagtaaattgtaataaactgAACTACTCGGCTATGTAGTTTCAGagaatgcaataaatttttatgtagaatTATAGCGAATTGTAAGTTCAGTTTCAAGAATAAGCtgattttataatctatatgcGTGTGAACTCAATTCGACTCCATTAGACTTTGCATTTAATATAGGCTATAGACTTATCTTACTTTTGCATTAAATTGTTCCTTGAGAatagaatattgaaaaaagaatattgaaatgtgataaaatattgttaaaaaaatttatcataatgtTTAATTCGCGTGAGTGCTAAACACAATCggatttattacaatttaatacaagtattttatttgcttttggCCAAAGGTGTATGTAATATTGCAAATGAGTACTTTGTGAGAGAGACCAAGTTTTTAGAGTGTTATTATAGTGCGATAAAATATGGCGACTAATCATTTCATGTCGTACAACTGCTCCTTAAAACAATCTCAAGTTTACAtcgaaagaaattttgttccaACAATGGCAAagcgaataaaaaatgaacataATTTGAAGGCTGTAAACATGATAATCTCATCCCGCTTATTTTAATAGctacttatatataacttctagttatatataatctgtttCTAAATCCATTTGCAAaatcgaaatttaaaaataatttaaacatttattttaaaacaaaaattctctctattcttttcgaAAGTTTCAAAGATTTCAAAGAAATCAAGTAAAATcggatattatattaaagtagtTGCGTGTCAGAGTTAGAGAGCTTCGAGAGATTCCGGCGGTCATCGCTATTCTTTTCGGCGCAACATCGTGTCATGAAAGTGGTTTATCTAATTGAGAATGATGTTTTAATGCCGTGTCTTGCCGAAATTTCATCTTCTCATCTATCACGATTATTCGAAATGCTTTATATATCAGGCATTACATTCGTAGCAAATAGctttaattcattattgatCACATGCTTGATAACGATATGAAGTAACAAAATCATGCGTGTAACTTTAATCAGCGCATCACGCAATTTGTAAAAcagaaagatttataaattcaataaacagaaatcttcttttttatcaaaatatagatttacatAGTTATGTTTCTGTGTGTTCTATTAATTACTATCGGTCGACAACgtataattattgcataacACATTAACGTCATTAATCAACTAtgcattagaattattttccaGCTTCACGTTATTACTCTTTCTGACATTgattatacttaattatagtttaaataggacatacatcaatattataaaaacagaaagaagaaaaaaacaagtGTAGAacgaatgtaattaaaaagagagaaagagtataGACTTGTGATCAATTATGATACTTCAACAtacatatgattaaaaaatacaagtatatttattcgtgtaatattatatctaatataattaaatatataaaataaaattgacttaCGTTGGCTCTCCGTTCTGTTCGATGTGGACGATGTTACCACTGAGTGTCTCGATCTCCTGCGGACGTTTCACCACGTGCACGCCTGTCTTCTCTCTCGGCGAGGACACTCCTCTGACCGTATTCACACTCACTCCTGTATCCGTCGACCTCACGCTTTCGATGGAGCCCGTGGATGCACCGGTGGACGACTTCAGGGACGCATTGCTACCGCGGTTCTCGTTCCTCGTTCGCATCACGGCACTATTGTTTACACTTGCATTCACTGCACCCATCGCAGAATTCACGTTGTTGCTCGCCTTGTTGTTCATCGTATTGTTTACCGTTGTCGCGTTATTCATCACCGTCTCTGCTGCTTCGATCGTCCCGGCAGTCTTTGAGTCATTCTCCATCACGGTTGGCATCTTATCGTTCGGAATCTCGCTACTGGCTGCTATCTTGCTGCTCGCGGAGCCGCTTTTCACCTCTATCGTTTCCGATTCTTCCGGAGTCTTCCCGTCATTTTGCTTAGATCCGCGAGCGTTCTGATTGTTTTTACCAGAATGCTGATTGGCAGAAGATTGATTGGAACGTTGATGAGCCGAACCTTCACCATTGTTCCTAACAATCTTCGTAGATTGGCCAATGCTGCCGCTCTTCATATGCCCTACGGTGTTGCTCTCCGCGGCGACGGAAGAgtctttattatctttattatcgcTCTCCGAATTATTACTCGCTGGATTTGTCTTGACCGATTGATTTTGTGTCGAAATGGGCACCGGCGATTCCCCCTTGGATGCGGGAGAGACAGATCTGGACATTCCTTCAGACCGTTCTTTTTGCTGATTCGGCTCCACAAGAAGCGTGTTCGCGTCGATGTGTAACGGCTGTACTGCCGTGGTCGTCGTGGTGTTAACCAGACGTTCACTAGATGTACCGATCGTTTGCGACGTTTGCTTCAGCAGATTTATGAGATCCACTTCGTCTTTATTACCCGAGGAATTCTCATCTGCCTCGTTTTCTTTCGAATTTGGTTGAAGCGATTGACCATTTTGAAGAGATTGACTCGTTGTCTGTTTGTCACTTTTGCCTTCCGCCACAACTTTGcccgttttatttatttttacaaatctgTCCGAGCTTTGTTCGGGCATTGAAATAAACCTGCTAGTATTTGACGGGTTATTCGTCTTCATAGGAATCTTCGATGGCGAAAGAACGCGATCCTTGCTGGAGTTTTTGTTCTGATTGTCTCTTCGAGTAGCGACATTGCTTTTCTGCGGTGATATTTTCGATGTCTTCGTAGGAAATTGCCTCGAAGAGttcttattttgtatgttCGATTGAGAAGTCGCCTTTTCCGGTTTCGTCGGAGTGCCTTGGATCGGCGAAAGCCGCGTCGACGCTTTTGTCGTCGCTTGTCGACGCGTTGAGTTGTTGCTGAGATTACTGGtagaattagaaataaaacggATTTTAGACTCGGCTAAATTCGTACGACTCTTGGAATCGGATTTATTTAGACGCGTTCTAGAGTCGTTCAGCCGTGTTTTCGAGTCGTCTAATCGATTTTGCGAATTCGAGATGTTCAATCGTGTTTTTGAATCAACTCGGCGACCAATCTTTGGCGATGGCGAACGTTCATTGGCTTTCGTCAAGGAAGTGGATCGTTGACGATAAGTAGGCTGTGGTATCAGGCTTCTTCTAGGACTGTTTTGTTGCGATAGAGAAACTGCAAGAGATAAACGTGATTTGACAATAACAAGATCAGATCactaatttcaaataaagcaCATAAAACTCTTGTCAAAGCAactcttattattaaattttaattttgtgcattaaatatgtacattgataaataattgttaaataaagtttttttgtaacaatataaaactTCGAAAAATATCCACGCACGTGATCTAAAAAAGTACAGTATTTTAACacctttaatatattttttttagatatttctaGTGTCAAAAATAGTTTATCAAGATAGCTTCAAAAATActgttacattttaaatactcaaaatatcaaaatttttaaagtttgctGAAAACTTTATGAATTGTTCAACCTACCTCTTCGTTCGACTTTACGTCGACGTCCATCCCCGGCGACTTCCGGCGACTGCGGTCTCGACATTGAGCGAGGAGGTGGTCCCTTGAAACCACGTCCACGAAAAGGTGAGACTCTTCCTGTGGGCAAGTTGGGTGATGCATTGTCAGGATCTGGGCTCGCCGGCGTGGACTCGGCAAGTATCACGAAACTGGAACGACGATGTGCCCTGCCGAAGGACGTCGACGACGGAGTGATCTTGTAAGGCTCGGGCGcgcgcggcggcggcggtgctCTCTCGGGAGTCGTTGGCGATAGATAAGCGATGTCGGGGACAGCCAACACCCGGAAAGACGGCTGGCCTTGCCGCGCGACATGACCGTCATGATCGGTTCGCCTCATTCTTACGAGGCCCTATCTTAATTGGAAAATCATAACATAAATGACATTGAGCTGTCAGAATCATTTCTGCTAATgcccaaatttatttaattattagaatatgaaTAACAGGAAGCCTGTGTAATCTAAAATCGagacaatgataaaaaaatattatatttttttgttgcgCGAAATAACTGCAACTCATTATCAGATAATATGTCTACTgcataatttgttataaattcaGTTTTACGTACATCTAAATTtctatgtttaatattatatataaaaatttaatttttaaaaaatatcaatacttttcctaaagatattatttgtttttttgtgtttctttatttgatttgtatctaaaaacaacaattttatgtcttgattattttttctcatctttatttttatttaaacctAAGCGTTTGTACCTGGTGCCGTTCATGCAGATCGCCGAAGTGAGAGAGACGCCAAGTTCTGCCGTTACTCTCACCTGTAAAAAGTAGAAATCTTTACTGAGAGAGATCTTTACGGAGAGAGTGCATAACCATTTTGAGGATAAAcggagaaatttttattttgatgataGTTGAGGTATAATCCAAGATTGCGGTTCCGCGCAATGGCGCATGCGGATGGAAAACACAAttgcagaaataaaaagaatcgcTCAACCATTTTAGACGATCGATAGCTCGCGTACGATAACtgcattaacaaaaatttaaattacagatTTCACATTTTCTCTATATGTACTTATTGtcgatataaaaacaaatccatcaatcattatttcaatatcgATTGCGATAAGCGCTTTCGCGCCAatgaatcaaatattatatttaatatttacaattatttaatatttaatattataattatttaatattatatataatattttaatattataatatttaataattaatatttaatatttaataatttaatatttaatattataatatttgatttattgacAAACTATTTgagtcaaaattaaatttgaaaaataaattaataatataatgctcAGATTTTAtacctattttattattgttatattgatGGCAGTTCTTCGCACAATTTACtatttgaaaagtttattGAATTCTTGATTGCAGACGGGTTTTTTTTAGATGTTAATACAtgtttttctttcctctttatGGACGAGGGAAGCCCTGACTCGATGCAGCCAACAATTAACGAACGCGCGTGTAATTATTCGTTCTGAGCGGCTTAACAAGCGTCCCGACAATAATAGTATCTACAGCGGATACGTGAAACACGCGTTATTCACGCTCTCGTAGACGATCTGTCTGATGTGAGTGAATTTATCGCGCTTACCGAAACGCTGCTGAACTACATTCTTGATGCGGTCGACGCATCGTGCAACATTACATCTCtctaataaagaagaaaaagaagttcAATGCGCTAACGTACTTTCCAAATCCGACAAAGTTGAAACTCAGACTACTTTCAATAGTCATCGAAAAACATTCAAGTAAAACGGCTCATCGCGTGATAACGATAACctgttgataattttttttgcaaaatttgctGTTTTCGTCCCGATATCGTcactgaataaaattaattcatcgtGCTacacttaaaatttataatgctatgagaaattatacacaattatacatttaaaaactttaaatgttTACTTGAACGAAAGGATGttgtagaaagaaaaaaagagacatgctctcttttcttttatttaaaatatataaaatattatggaaattagaaagaatgaacatacaaaaaaatacgaaGGAGTACTTAAACAACGAGAGAAATGCATCTTATTCGATCATgataaagttttgcaattaagATTTAGATCAGGACAAATGTGGGAAATGTTCGTAGCGTAATTTATGGCGCAACTGCTTGTTACAAGAACAACGGAGTGATTTATAAATGTCTTTTGCTACGAATCAATGTACAAGCAAGTACAAGCATAAATAcattgtaaattgtaaaaccATGAGATGGATTCAAAGCACGCGTACACAAAACGATCTTCAGCGCGATTATTTCCTTTAAATCCTAAATAGGAAACATGCATAAGTATATAGCATAGCAAA from Anoplolepis gracilipes chromosome 6, ASM4749672v1, whole genome shotgun sequence harbors:
- the Stum gene encoding uncharacterized protein Stum translates to MRRTDHDGHVARQGQPSFRVLAVPDIAYLSPTTPERAPPPPRAPEPYKITPSSTSFGRAHRRSSFVILAESTPASPDPDNASPNLPTGRVSPFRGRGFKGPPPRSMSRPQSPEVAGDGRRRKVERRVSLSQQNSPRRSLIPQPTYRQRSTSLTKANERSPSPKIGRRVDSKTRLNISNSQNRLDDSKTRLNDSRTRLNKSDSKSRTNLAESKIRFISNSTSNLSNNSTRRQATTKASTRLSPIQGTPTKPEKATSQSNIQNKNSSRQFPTKTSKISPQKSNVATRRDNQNKNSSKDRVLSPSKIPMKTNNPSNTSRFISMPEQSSDRFVKINKTGKVVAEGKSDKQTTSQSLQNGQSLQPNSKENEADENSSGNKDEVDLINLLKQTSQTIGTSSERLVNTTTTTAVQPLHIDANTLLVEPNQQKERSEGMSRSVSPASKGESPVPISTQNQSVKTNPASNNSESDNKDNKDSSVAAESNTVGHMKSGSIGQSTKIVRNNGEGSAHQRSNQSSANQHSGKNNQNARGSKQNDGKTPEESETIEVKSGSASSKIAASSEIPNDKMPTVMENDSKTAGTIEAAETVMNNATTVNNTMNNKASNNVNSAMGAVNASVNNSAVMRTRNENRGSNASLKSSTGASTGSIESVRSTDTGVSVNTVRGVSSPREKTGVHVVKRPQEIETLSGNIVHIEQNGEPTVLASCNEKEQGSEKLLARWRRSLSRYSKCCSGMRCLACRRDPKGLLWTRNQKRAMVMNDTPPPLTPPPETNALSCWSKLKSRCRCTGLRELKCCTKKSRVTPAEATVCCPPERRCGAICRRVFGCCSCKRADTQQRTKNTRAKHSLTSVAPPPLSEEPKAKLPDVLVEHNSVMRGAIPCLPVPLAWFCLVWNVLLPGTGTVWSGLFDLCTGQPRFSPVAGLKSRLGAFIVNLVVGVGQLFTVLFCLVGWGWSIWWGITMVRLARKYKRFKASEAASNDPEATGGDSGPLPPGVPSQALREMERAR